In Vigna unguiculata cultivar IT97K-499-35 chromosome 3, ASM411807v1, whole genome shotgun sequence, a single genomic region encodes these proteins:
- the LOC114176771 gene encoding sulfiredoxin, chloroplastic/mitochondrial, producing MANFVLRVPNTLRSFATFASSNPNGAPPGGSGSSSGGGGGPVILEIPIDKIRRPLMRTRANDPNKVQELMDSIKEIGLQVPIDVLEVDGVYYGFSGCHRYEAHQRLGLPTIRCKIRRGTKETLRHHLR from the exons atggcAAATTTTGTTTTGCGGGTTCCAAATACTTTAAGGAGTTTCGCCACGTTTGCTTCGTCCAACCCCAACG GTGCTCCACCTGGTGGTTCTGGAAGCAGTAGTGGTGGGGGTGGAGGTCCTGTGATATTGGAAATTCCTATAGATAAGATTAGAAGGCCTTTGATGAGGACCAGAGCAAATGATCCAAACAAAGTTCAGGAATTAATGGATAGTATCAAGGAAATTGGTCTTCAAGTGCCA ATTGATGTCCTGGAGGTTGATGGAGTCTATTACG GTTTCTCTGGTTGTCATCGCTATGAGGCTCACCAGCGCCTTGGACTCCCCACCATCCGTTGCAAAATACGCCGTGGTACAAAAGAGACTCTAAG GCACCATCTGCGCTAA
- the LOC114179231 gene encoding DNA-directed RNA polymerases II, IV and V subunit 3-like, whose amino-acid sequence MEGASYARMPRVKIRELKDDYAKFELRDTDASIANALRRVMIAEVPTIAIDLVEIEVNSSVLNDEFIAHRLGLIPLTSERAMSMRFSRDCDACDGDGQCEFCSVEFHLRVKCMTDQTLDVSSKDLYSSDPSVVPVDFSDPASSDSSESRGVIIVKLRRGQELRLRAIARKGIGKDHAKWSPAATVTFMYEPEIHINEDLMETLTLEEKREWVDSSPTRVFEIDPVTQQVMVVDAEAYSYDDEVLKKAEAMGKPGLVEIIARQDSFIFTVESTGAIKTSQLVLNAIEILKQKLDAVRLSEDTVEADDQFGELGAHMRGG is encoded by the exons ATGGAGGGTGCATCGTATGCGCGCATGCCGAGGGTGAAAATCCGCGAGCTGAAGGATGATTATGCCAAGTTCGAGCTCCGGGATACGGATGCGAGTATCGCGAACGCGCTGCGGCGCGTGATGATCGCGGAGGTGCCGACGATCGCGATTGATCTGGTGGAGATAGAGGTGAATTCGTCGGTACTGAACGACGAGTTCATAGCGCACAGACTCGGACTCATTCCGCTCACGAGTGAGCGAGCCATGTCCATGCGCTTCTCACGTGACTGCGACGCGTGTGACGGCGACGGCCAGTGTGAATTCTGCTCCGTGGAGTTTCACCTTAGGGTTAAGTGTATGACTGACCAAACCCTCGATGTCTCCAGCAAAGACCTTTACAGTTCCGACCCCTCCGTCGTTCCCGTCGATTTCTCTGACCCTGCTTCCTCCGATTCTTCCGAGAGCAG GGGGGTTATCATTGTGAAGCTGAGGCGAGGACAAGAGCTGAGGCTGAGAGCGATAGCTAGGAAGGGGATTGGCAAAGATCATGCCAAGTGGTCACCTGCTGCAACTGTCACTTTCATGTATGAACCAGAGATTCATATAAATGAGGACTTGATGGAGACACTGACTCTTGAGGAGAAAAGAGAATGGGTTGATAGCAGCCCTACACGTGTGTTTGAAATTGATCCAGTAACACAACAG GTAATGGTGGTTGACGCTGAGGCATACTCATATGATGATGAGGTGCTCAAGAAAGCAGAAGCCATGGGGAAGCCTGGGCTTGTGGAAATCATTGCAAGACAAGATAGCTTCATATTCACAGTTGAATCTACTGGAGCAATTAAAACTTCTCAATTAGTACTAAATGCCATAGAAATTCTCAAGCAGAAGCTGGATGCTGTGCGGCTATCTGAAGATACAGTGGAGGCTGATGATCAGTTTGGTGAGCTAGGTGCACATATGCGAGGAGGATAA
- the LOC114177234 gene encoding protein NAP1 codes for MAKSRQKLSNQDSSLSPTAGRSRDWDGPSRWTDYLGREMTSPLSSSSSRNTYHDGQSQGTTPSQSHKGINMQWVVQLTEVAEGLMAKMYRLNQLLDYPDPLNHVFSEGFWKAGVFPNHPRICVLLSKKFPEHFSKLQLERIDKTAWDSLQDNAELHLQSLEPWVQLLLDLMVFREQALRLILDLSSTVITLLPHQNSLILHAFMDLFCSFVRVNLFSEKMPRKMLLQTYNLLHAMSRNERDCDFYHRLVQFIDSYDPPLKGLQEDLNFVSPRIGEVLEAVGPIIFLSTDTRKLRNEGFLSPYHPRYPDILTNSAHPLRAQDLANVTAYREWVLFGYLVCPDELRRVTSIDIALVVLKENLVLTLFRDEYILLHEDYQLYVLPRILESKKMAKSGRTKQKEADLEYNVAKQVEKMISEVHEQAIFSCDAIHRERRILLKQEIGRMVLFFTDQPSLLAPNIQMVFSALALAQCEVIWYFQHVGVASSRSKTTRVVPVDIDPNDPTIGFLLDGMDHLCCLVRKYIAAIRGYSLSYLSSCAGRIRFLLGTPGMVALDIDASLKGLFQQIVHHLENLPKPQGENISAITCDLSDFRKDWLSILLIVTSSRSSINIRHLEKATVSTGKEGLLSEGNAAYNWSRCVDELESVLSKHGSLRRLYFYHQHLTAVFRNTMFGPEGRPQHCCAWLGIASSFPECASPIVPEEVTKIGRDAVLYVESLIESIMGGLEGLINILDSEGGFGALENQLLPEQAASYLNQTARVSIPSYKSPKGTAGFPLPGHESFPENNGSIKMLEAAMQRLTNLCSVLNDMEPICVLNHVFVLREYMRECILGNFRRRLLGVLKTDNDLQRPTVLESLIKRHISIVHLAEQHISMDITQGIREVLLSEAFSGPVSSLHLFEKSTDQHTGSATETVCNWYIENIIKDVSGAGILFVPIHKCFRSTRPVGGYFAESVTDLRELQAFVRIFGGYGVDRLDRMLKEHTAALLNCIDTSLRSNRDVLEAVASSLHAGDRIEREASVKQIVDLETVIGFCVQAGLALAFDRLLAEASGAILEEGAPLIHSLLAGVVKHLPDGVPEKEEIRRMRTVANTVGVVNDHDSVWVRSILEEVGGASDGSWGLLPYLFATFMMSNIWSSTAFNVDTEGFSNNIHCLARCISAVIAGSEFVRLEREHQHRQSLRNGHASEGMDPELSSHMSAEASIKSTLQLFVKLSADIILDSWSETHRSHLVAQLIFLDQLCEISPYLPRSSLESHVPYAILRSVYGQYYADTQSTPLAILNASPRHSPAVLLAHASPVLRHPRGDSPQYYGHDSGYFKGSSSSHSQEHLYDADIGSLRNMENKQRNYRSSGPLDYSASRSRVKSVEGSTSGSTGPSPLPRFAVSRSGPLAYK; via the exons ATGGCAAAGTCGAGGCAAAAGTTATCAAACCAGGATTCTTCATTATCACCTACTGCTGGAAGATCAAGGGACTGGGATGGGCCATCGAGATGGACGGATTACCTTGGAAGGGAAATGACTTCTCCGTTGTCGTCGAGTAGCTCTAGGAATACATATCATGATGGGCAGTCTCAGGGCACAACTCCATCCCAATCACACAAGGGTATCAACATGCAGTGGGTTGTCCAACTCACTGAGGTTGCCGAAGGTTTAATGGCTAAGATGTATAGGTTAAATCAACTTTTGGATTATCCAGATCCACTCAACCATGTATTTTCAGAAGGATTTTGGAAAGCTGGTGTGTTCCCCAACCATCCTAGAATCTGTGTCCTGCTCTCTAAGAAATTCCCGGAACACTTCAGCAAATTGCAACTTGAACGT ATAGATAAGACTGCTTGGGACTCATTGCAAGATAACGCGGAGCTTCATTTACAGAGCCTGGAACCGTGGGTGCAG CTACTTCTTGATTTGATGGTGTTTCGTGAACAAGCTTTGCGACTTATATTGGACCTAAGCAGTACAGTAATTACCTTGTTG CCCCATCAGAATTCTCTTATACTACATGCATTTATGGATCTTTTCTGTTCCTTTGTGCGGGTTAACCTTTTCTCTGAGAAG ATGCCAAGGAAAATGTTGCTACAAACCTATAACCTTCTACATGCAATGTCAAGAAATGAGCGAGATTGTGACTTTTATCATCG TTTGGTTCAGTTCATTGACTCTTATGATCCACCCCTGAAAGGCTTACAGGAAGACCTAAATTTTGTGAGCCCTCGTATTGGAGAG GTGTTGGAAGCTGTGGGTCctattatatttctatcaacAGATACAAGGAAACTTAGAAATGAGGGATTTTTAAGTCCATATCATCCTCGGTATCCAGACATACTCACAAATTCTGCTCATCCTCTG AGAGCACAAGATCTAGCAAATGTAACTGCATATCGAGAATGGGTTCTATTTGGGTATCTAGTCTGCCCTGATGAACTGCGTCGTGTGACTAGCATTGATATTGCTTTG GTTGTATTGAAGGAGAATTTAGTCCTCACATTATTCAGAGATGAG TACATACTTCTGCATGAGGATTACCAGTTGTACGTTCTTCCTCGAATATTGGAGTCTAAGAAGATGGCAAAATCTGGGCGCACAAAGCAAAAGGAGGCAGATTTGGAGTATAATGTTGCAAAACAGGTTGAAAAAATGATAAG TGAAGTGCATGAGCAAGCAATATTCTCTTGTGATGCTATTCATCGTGAAAGGAGAATTTTATTGAAACAAGAGATTGGGAGAATGGTGCTGTTTTTTACTGATCAGCCCAGTCTGTTGGCCCCCAACATTCAG ATGGTGTTTTCTGCCTTGGCTTTAGCTCAATGTGAAGTGATATGGTATTTCCAACATGTAGGAGTTGCATCATCAAGATCTAAAACTACTCGAGTGGTACCAGTGGACATA GATCCAAATGACCCAACAATTGGATTTCTGTTAGATGGAATGGATCATTTATGTTGTTTGGTACGCAAATACATTGCAG CAATTCGAGGTTACTCATTATCATATCTTTCATCTTGTGCTGGAAGGATCCGGTTTTTACTCGGCACCCCCGGAATGGTGGCTCTTGATATTGATGCTAGCCTGAAAGGACTTTTTCAGCAGATTGTTCACCACCTTGAAAACTTGCCCAAACCACAGGGTGAAAATATATCTGCTATCACTTGTGATCTGTCG GATTTTCGAAAGGATTGGCTATCAATTTTATTGATAGTCACATCTTCACGTTCATCTATAAACATTAGGCATTTGGAGAAAGCTACAGTTTCCACTGGCAAAGAAGGATTATTGTCAGAAGGGAATGCTGCTTACAATTGGTCCAG ATGTGTAGATGAATTGGAATCCGTACTTTCAAAGCATGGTAGTCTTAGGAGGTTGTATTTCTACCACCAACACCTGACAGCT GTTTTTAGAAACACCATGTTTGGTCCAGAAGGGCGTCCTCAACACTGCTGTGCATGGCTTGGGATTGCTAGTAGTTTTCCCGAGTGTGCATCTCCGATTGTTCCAGAAGAG GTTACAAAAATTGGAAGGGATGCTGTTCTTTATGTTGAATCTCTGATTGAATCTATCATGGGAGGATTGGAAGGATTAATAAATATTCTTGACTCTGAAGGAGGATTTGGTGCCTTAGAGAATCAG CTTCTTCCAGAACAAGCAGCTTCATATCTGAATCAGACGGCAAGAGTTTCCATTCCATCATATAAATCTCCGAAAGGAACAGCTGGTTTTCCTTTACCTGGCCATGAGAGTTTTCCTGAAAATAATGGTTCTATCAAAAT GTTAGAAGCTGCAATGCAGAGGCTGACCAATTTGTGCTCAGTTTTAAACGATATGGAGCCTATATGTGTTTTAAACCATGTCTTTGTGCTGAGAGAG TACATGAGAGAATGCATTCTTGGCAACTTCAGAAGAAGATTGCTTGGTGTTCTGAAAACTGATAATGATCTTCAACGGCCTACTGTTTTGGAATCACTGATTAAGAGACATATTAGCATTGTTCATCTTGCAGAACAACACATCAGCATGGACATTACTCAGGGTATCCGGGAAGTTTTGCTTTCAGAAGCCTTTTCAGGACCAGTTTCTTCTCTGCACTTGTTTGAGAAGTCAACAGACCAACATACGGGATCAGCCACAGAAACAGTATGCAACTGGTATATCGAAAACATAATAAAGGATGTTTCAGGTGCTGGGATTTTGTTTGTTCCAATTCATAAATGCTTCAGGAGTACAAGGCCTGTCGGTGGATATTTTGCAGAATCAGTAACCGACCTCAGGGAATTACAGGCTTTTGTACGTATTTTTGGTGGATATGGAGTTGACAGGCTAGACAGAATGCTAAAAGAACACACAGCTGCTCTTTTAAATTGCATTGACACTTCACTACGCTCAAACCGAGATGTGCTAGAAGCAGTTGCTTCAAGTCTTCACGCTGGTGATAGAATTGAAAGAGAAGCCTCTGTGAAGCAAATAGTTGATCTGGAAACTGTGATTGGATTTTGTGTTCAGGCTGGCCTTGCGCTGGCTTTTGATCGGCTACTAGCTGAAGCTTCTGGTGCTATACTTGAAGAAGGTGCCCCCTTGATTCATTCATTGCTAGCTGGGGTGGTTAAGCATCTACCTGATGGAGTACcagaaaaggaagaaatcaGAAGAATGAGAACAGTGGCAAATACTGTAGGTGTTGTTAATGATCACGATTCAGTTTGGGTAAGATCTATTTTGGAGGAAGTAGGAGGTGCAAGTGATGGATCATGGGGCTTGTTACCGTACTTATTTGCCACATTCATGATGTCCAATATTTGGTCCAGCACAGCATTTAATGTTGACACAGAGGGTTTTAGTAACAATATCCATTGCTTGGCAAG GTGCATTTCTGCAGTGATTGCCGGAAGTGAGTTTGTTAGATTGGAACGGGAACATCAGCATCGGCAGTCTTTAAGAAATGGACATGCCAGCGAGGGAATGGATCCTGAATTATCAAGTCATATGTCAGCCGAAGCTAGTATTAAGTCCACATTGCAGTTATTTGTGAAACTCTCTGCAGATATCATACTGGATTCTTGGAGCGAAACACACAG GTCTCATCTTGTAGCACAGCTTATCTTCTTAGACCAGCTTTGTGAGATTTCACCTTACCTTCCAAGAAGCTCGCTGGAAAGCCACGTTCCATATGCCATTCTCCGTTCAGTATATGGGCAATACTACGCAGATACTCAATCCACTCCGTTGGCAATACTGAACGCGTCACCCCGTCATTCACCTGCTGTATTGCTAGCACATGCTTCTCCTGTCTTAAGGCATCCTCGTGGGGACTCACCACAGTATTATGGCCATGATTCTGGATACTTCAAAGGATCATCATCGTCACATAGTCAGGAACACCTCTATGATGCTGATATTGGCAGTTTAAGAAACATGGAGAACAAGCAAAGGAACTATCGTAGTTCTGGGCCTTTGGATTACAGCGCCAGCCGTAGTAGGGTAAAATCTGTTGAAGGTTCAACTTCTGGAAGCACTGGTCCCAGTCCTCTTCCTAGGTTTGCAGTGTCTAGATCTGGTCCATTAGCATACAAGTAG